DNA from Oncorhynchus gorbuscha isolate QuinsamMale2020 ecotype Even-year unplaced genomic scaffold, OgorEven_v1.0 Un_scaffold_4641, whole genome shotgun sequence:
ctgcagaGGACAGGACAAAGCCAGAATAATACTTGATCAGTCATAGTGTAAAAACTATTGGTCGCTAAATCCGGAGAAATGACGGACCGTGTAGGAAACTGTTGGTCATTAAATCCGTCTCGAAGGACCATGTAAAAATGATTGGTCGCTAAATCCGGAGAAATGACGGACCGTGTAGAAAACTGTTGGTCATTAAATCCGTCTCGAAGGACCATGTAAAAATGATTGGTCGCTAAATCCAATAAGGATGAGAAATAGCAGAGTTCTGGTGCAGGAACAGGATAATAGTGCTATTTAATGTTATCAATCAGTCATAGGCTATACACATTTATCTACTGTTTCATGGATAACCCACTTAAGAGGTTAACATTTTTCtcaaaatgaaaataaatcatTTTGAGCGATTTAAACACTTGACATCATCTAGCGTGCATCATGTGATTTTATACTATAACAAGTAGGCAAAGTCTACTTTTACTGGTTAAAGTGATGTTGCACACCAGATGATGTCAAAGTGTATCCTGGTGAACTTATCTCGTTAGTTtaacaaaaaaaagttttatttaCTATGGCTCAATATTTAAATTCTAATTTTGCCCAAAACCATGTCAGACCAGAGGGATCACTATCAGACACATCAGCAAGTGGCCATTCCATAAAGGGATTAGAGTCCAGGTGTTCTTTTAATATACCATTGGTTTCAGTCAGTTACAATCCAGTAAGAGAGAATTGAGAAGTGAATTGAAATCAGCTATTTATTGGGTGTAATGTAAACTCACCAGGGGTTGTTGAAGGGCCATCAGTTGTTGAAGTGGTCGCTGgaagatatagacagagaggttgGAAACTTAACACAAGCACTTCCTGTAAAGTCCCGTAGCCCCCAAAATATGAGATTTGGACTCTTTTATAAACTCTCAAAGCCCCGCCCGCCTTCGATCCTGCCGATTGGATTGTATAGAGCAGTACAGCTGTTTCAACTCCTATCAcctgctcccctttctctccctgaaTGTTGACCAATTCCACTGACTACTTAACTAAACTCTTTGCAGTCCATAAGTCATTCATTTTCAATGGAGGCAGATCACCTTGATTTGTCCCACTCTTGTGTGTTTTCCGTTGTACCCTGCTGCAACCACCAGTTAgttgattttaaatgtattttgtgacATTTTAAGAGTATCAACTCGACAGCAACAATAATTCAGGAGGGCCGAGGTAAATTATTGTTTGCTAGAATTCTAGAATTCACAAAATAATGTTTTAGCATGGAGCACAAGCTAGCAGCACAACTCAACATTCCAGATAGTGCCAAGGAAGcccaaaatgtgtcttctgcagaGGACAGGACAAAGCCAGAATAATACTTGATCAGTCATAGTGTAAAAACTATTGGTCGATAAACTGAGAAATGACGGACCATGTAAAAACAATTGGTCCCTAAATACAATAAGGAAAAAATACCAGAGTGTTGGTGCAGGAATGGGATAATAGTGCTATTTAATGTTATCAAGTGATGTTGCACACCAGATGATGTCAAAGTGTATCCTGGTgaactttctttaaaaaaaaatgttttaaacatagCCATCAAGTAGAAGTAGCTGTAGATATAATACTTTACAAatgtatttccaaatacattcaCGTAAACTACTTTTAAAAACGTTGAATAattattttgaaatgtatttaaagtaattgaaatacatgaaatagtatttgaacccaggtttgtTGAAAGTACCATTTGTCTGGAAGGCCCAGCGACCAGTGACGTTGACATTGCTGGTGTAACTGAAAGTTGTGTCGTTGCTTTGAAATGACCCCGGGATCGAGAAGTAGTGGATGGAGTTGACTGTGTCATAGCCAGCCTAGAAATACACATATCATAGATTGTTATTATAATTTATTAAAAGCATCAGAGATGAAATACTATCCATACATAATTCACATCAGGAATGCAATTTATGCTCATGATAATGAATATAAACCCATATATTATTCTTCATGAAAATGTATAATATGCATTCATTCTTCTGACCTGAATATTTTGAGTTGTTGGTGCAATCTCCCCATAGTTCATCAGGATGAAGGAGGATTGGCCACCAGCAATCAGAACCACTTGGAAGGTGATTTCCTTATATTAAGGAAATTAGATACACATTTTAATACATACTGTAGCCCCTGTGTCATGTACCAATCTTGCCCATTATACATCTTATATCATAGCTTCACAGGCTTTTACTAATCGGCTTAAAAATAACTAAGCATCACTTTAGCTGACAATAGAAACAGAGTCACAACAAAAAGTCTTACTGTTCCAAAAGTGTTGTAGTAGGGAACCTTATCCCAGGTAGCAACGAAGACCCAATTAACAGAGAAGCCCAGATTTGGGAAGTACTGATTCATATCTTGTGTGGCCTGTTGAAGAACACTGCCACTGCTGTACTGCCGGTAAGAGATGGTACCATTCCGCCTGTTGTCCAAATCGGTCCAAAATGGAGCAATCAGATCTCTTGAGGAAAATGCAGGGAATCGGTATGGTGTGTAACTGGCAAATGCTGCATTGAAGGTCAGATGTCCATTGTGGTTCACCTGAAATGACATTTCTTAATTGAAATGGAAATAAAGCCTGTATGACAGTTTAGACACAACTGGTTACGCTTCatcatttgtttatgtgtaaggACAGATCGTTGGAGAAGATGGTTTTGCATCGCTTACAACACCGACAAGTGAAAGTAAATGAATGGGTGAATAAATAAAGTACATGCAAcatattgtatgggacacttttaaatgtacTTTTAGAGACCATTCAATACAATACTCATAATTAAAACAAAAGCAGTTTAAGTCCAAATAGATTAGACTAATAAAGGAAATAGAGGAAGTAACAGTGCAGGCAGATGGTAATGGAAATTGTACTGTAGAGGCACAAAATAGGctgagaaaaaaaacaaaaagaaatggaggtACTTATTCAAGAATGATCAAGTGTAATGTATTACAAAAATAAAGTGAATTAGATGGAAAATTGTGAAAAATGCACAACATTTCTCTttaatcttcaacatagaaattcTACCGAAAATAATTTACAGAAACTTGTTAAAAATGATGGAGTTATCCATGATTAAAATTATAATTTATTAATTTATAAAAAGGAAGCAAAATATTTTAAGCATGTTTTCTTTTCAGTCTCCTCTATTTGCACTGAATGGTGTTAACTGTTATGATTtctttcctaataataataataataatttaaaattaACACATTTACAGAAAGACCTGTGTGAATGCCAACTTACTGAAGAGGAACTTTTGAGGCAATAAAATATTTTCAGTCTGGAAAACATCAGGGCTTGACAGTATACCGGTAGAGGTACATCAGAACTTTTTGATGTACTCAAATATC
Protein-coding regions in this window:
- the LOC124028671 gene encoding sushi, nidogen and EGF-like domain-containing protein 1, which codes for MSFQVNHNGHLTFNAAFASYTPYRFPAFSSRDLIAPFWTDLDNRRNGTISYRQYSSGSVLQQATQDMNQYFPNLGFSVNWVFVATWDKVPYYNTFGTEITFQVVLIAGGQSSFILMNYGEIAPTTQNIQAGYDTVNSIHYFSIPGSFQSNDTTFSYTSNVNVTGRWAFQTNATTSTTDGPSTTPASTSDEPFAVDDFCIDSIFCKGQGLTGSVYMLSTLLILVFLTILNN